From Gemmatimonadales bacterium, a single genomic window includes:
- a CDS encoding AAA family ATPase: MPSLPERFAADPRAAPGVPDAALIERESRLVGELMRELGRVIVGQRVMLERLLIGLLADGHVLLEGVPGLAKTLSVRTLAASIAAGFHRIQFTPDLLPADLIGTMIYNQRSGDFTVQQGPIFTNLLLADEINRAPAKVQSALLEAMQEKQVTIGGKTFPLPELFLVLATQNPIEHEGTYPLPEAQVDRFMFKLVVTYPERQEERAVLDRMTGPTEPTAERMVEPERILGARRLVQTIYADERIKEYVLDLVAATRRPAEAGLGELAPLVEFGASPRAAIFLLRAAKAHAFIRGRAYVTPDDIKALGLDVLRHRIILTYRADADGIGADALLLRIFEAVPVP; encoded by the coding sequence ATGCCATCGCTTCCCGAACGATTCGCGGCCGATCCCCGCGCGGCGCCGGGCGTGCCGGATGCCGCGCTGATCGAGCGGGAGAGCCGGCTGGTGGGCGAGCTCATGCGCGAGCTCGGCCGGGTGATCGTGGGCCAGCGGGTGATGCTCGAGCGACTGCTCATCGGTCTCCTGGCCGATGGGCACGTGCTGCTGGAAGGCGTGCCGGGGCTCGCCAAGACGCTCTCGGTGCGGACCCTCGCAGCCAGCATCGCGGCCGGCTTCCATCGGATCCAGTTCACTCCCGACCTCCTGCCGGCCGACCTGATCGGCACCATGATCTACAATCAGCGAAGCGGCGACTTCACGGTGCAGCAGGGGCCGATCTTCACCAACCTGCTGCTGGCCGACGAGATCAACCGGGCGCCGGCCAAGGTGCAGAGCGCGCTGCTGGAGGCGATGCAGGAGAAGCAGGTGACGATCGGCGGGAAGACATTTCCGCTGCCCGAGCTCTTCCTCGTGCTCGCCACCCAGAATCCGATCGAGCACGAGGGCACCTACCCGCTTCCCGAAGCCCAGGTCGACCGCTTCATGTTCAAGCTGGTCGTCACCTACCCGGAGCGGCAGGAGGAGCGTGCCGTGCTCGACCGGATGACCGGTCCGACCGAGCCGACGGCCGAGCGCATGGTGGAGCCGGAGCGGATCCTGGGGGCGCGGCGGCTGGTGCAGACCATCTACGCCGACGAGCGGATCAAGGAGTACGTGCTGGACCTGGTGGCGGCGACCCGGCGGCCCGCCGAGGCGGGGCTCGGCGAGCTGGCCCCGCTGGTGGAGTTCGGGGCCTCGCCCCGGGCCGCCATCTTCCTGCTCCGCGCCGCCAAGGCGCACGCCTTCATCCGCGGCCGGGCCTACGTGACGCCGGACGACATCAAGGCCCTGGGCCTCGACGTGCTCCGTCACCGGATCATCCTGACGTACCGGGCGGATGCGGATGGCATCGGGGCGGACGCGCTGCTGCTCCGGATCTTCGAGGCGGTGCCGGTGCCATGA
- a CDS encoding oxidoreductase codes for MVPPEADTRVALIGFGYAGRVFHAPLIAATPGLALAAIGSRQGSRVGSAYPGVDVIPDPLAAARHPDIDLVVIATPNDTHAPLAETALRAGKHVVVDKPFTITLAEARALAAIAGAAGRVLSVFQNRRWDSDFLGVARELLAGRIGEILELRSEMSRYRPQIRDRWRERAGPGAGIWYDLGPHLIDQALVLFGPPETVLADLQIQRSGGAAVDWFEAILGYGRKRVILTSSMLAADSGRRFLVRGTSGSLLKRRGDPQEKQLVSGRTPGSPGWGSDPDPLLLIAGEAASPAEVAAPAGNYLGYYLALRDALRGEAEPPVTPGQAATVMAIIEAGMRSAEEGRRVAPEYTDAERSAWRPGDAPHQSRSPVAPDFGGRPS; via the coding sequence ATGGTCCCACCTGAGGCCGACACTCGTGTGGCACTCATCGGCTTCGGGTACGCGGGCCGGGTGTTCCACGCACCGCTGATCGCGGCGACACCGGGCCTAGCTCTGGCGGCAATCGGCTCGCGTCAGGGGAGCCGCGTGGGATCGGCTTACCCCGGCGTCGATGTCATTCCCGATCCGCTCGCGGCGGCACGGCATCCCGACATCGATCTGGTCGTGATCGCCACGCCCAACGACACCCATGCGCCGCTCGCCGAGACGGCGTTGCGCGCGGGCAAGCACGTGGTGGTGGACAAGCCGTTCACCATCACGCTGGCGGAGGCTCGTGCGCTCGCCGCCATCGCGGGCGCGGCCGGGCGGGTCCTCTCCGTCTTTCAGAATCGTCGCTGGGACAGCGACTTTCTGGGCGTCGCCCGGGAGCTATTGGCGGGGCGGATCGGCGAGATCCTGGAGCTCAGATCGGAGATGAGCCGCTACCGCCCGCAGATTCGCGATCGCTGGAGAGAGCGTGCCGGTCCCGGGGCGGGCATCTGGTACGATCTCGGCCCGCACCTCATCGATCAGGCGCTCGTCCTGTTCGGTCCCCCCGAGACGGTCCTGGCCGATCTGCAAATCCAGCGCAGCGGCGGAGCGGCCGTCGACTGGTTCGAGGCCATCCTCGGCTACGGAAGGAAGCGGGTCATCCTGACGTCCAGCATGTTGGCGGCGGACTCGGGCAGGCGCTTCCTCGTGCGCGGTACCAGCGGCAGCCTCCTCAAGCGCCGGGGCGACCCGCAGGAGAAGCAGCTCGTTTCCGGGCGGACGCCCGGCTCGCCGGGCTGGGGCAGCGACCCCGATCCGCTCCTGCTCATCGCCGGCGAAGCGGCGTCGCCCGCGGAGGTCGCCGCGCCGGCAGGGAATTATCTGGGATATTATCTGGCGCTCCGGGACGCGCTTCGAGGCGAAGCAGAGCCTCCGGTCACCCCGGGGCAGGCAGCCACGGTAATGGCGATCATCGAGGCCGGCATGCGGTCCGCGGAGGAGGGCCGGCGGGTCGCTCCGGAGTACACCGACGCCGAACGGTCGGCATGGCGGCCAGGAGACGCGCCTCACCAGTCCCGGTCGCCGGTCGCTCCCGACTTCGGTGGCCGCCCTTCGTGA
- a CDS encoding VWA domain-containing protein, which translates to MSFAAPLGLLLLALLLPAAGWLARRRERQRRAALRSFGDPALLRRGSVIADDRVMAIRAGLQVAALGFGLLALARPQLGEKRAELARQGRDVLLMLDLSRSMTVQDVSPSRLAVAKRAAWETISANSGDRVGFLVFGGSAFLQLPLTSDQATLRLFLDAATPDDLGDPATDIPTALSTAAKVFEHEGERGHRAALIVSDGESGEGDLDGALAALRKAEIPVFALAVGTRAGGPVPADSSEAPERFHRDHIGRIAVSRMEEGELRRVAEATGGVFARWDQPAQRRHLTAVLGKLESRTLAARQSRERADRFQWPLALAVLALLAELGLRVRVARPPTASVVRRAVVAAALLLSLGTAGCGRGFLESRRGEQRYEAGDFAAAATAFDQALAADTTPARAYNSGNALYRLRRYEDAARRYRLAAESAELRQRSMYNLGNALVRAAEEAPSHPEPLHEAITAYEEALRLDPGDVAAKWNLELAVRRLSDDRTSGGSPGRGRNADYGRGNMNNPGYEGNPEAAVGAMAGGGFGAGEGETVKELDLDQARRLLETVQRQQLTSHEGRPPKSGATGDRDW; encoded by the coding sequence ATGAGCTTCGCTGCCCCGCTCGGACTGCTGCTGCTGGCGCTGCTGCTGCCCGCGGCGGGGTGGCTCGCGCGTCGGCGAGAGCGGCAGCGCCGGGCGGCGCTCCGGAGCTTCGGCGATCCGGCGCTGCTCCGGCGCGGCTCGGTCATAGCGGACGACCGCGTGATGGCGATCCGCGCCGGGCTCCAGGTCGCGGCCCTCGGGTTCGGTCTCCTGGCGCTGGCCCGCCCGCAGCTCGGCGAGAAGCGCGCGGAGCTGGCCCGGCAGGGACGAGACGTGCTGCTGATGCTCGACCTCTCGCGCTCGATGACGGTGCAGGATGTGTCCCCCTCCCGGTTGGCCGTGGCCAAGCGCGCGGCGTGGGAAACGATCTCCGCGAACTCGGGCGACCGGGTCGGCTTCCTGGTCTTCGGCGGGAGCGCGTTCCTCCAGCTGCCGCTCACCTCGGATCAGGCCACGCTGCGGCTCTTCCTCGACGCCGCTACGCCCGATGATCTGGGTGACCCGGCCACCGATATCCCCACCGCACTCAGCACGGCGGCAAAGGTGTTCGAGCACGAGGGCGAGCGGGGACACCGGGCCGCGCTGATCGTTTCCGACGGCGAGAGCGGCGAGGGCGATCTGGACGGCGCCCTGGCGGCCCTCCGAAAGGCGGAGATCCCGGTGTTCGCGCTCGCGGTCGGGACCCGAGCGGGCGGACCTGTGCCGGCGGACAGCTCCGAGGCGCCGGAGCGATTCCACCGGGACCACATCGGGCGCATCGCGGTCTCCAGGATGGAAGAGGGCGAGCTCCGTCGCGTGGCGGAGGCCACCGGCGGCGTCTTCGCCCGCTGGGATCAGCCGGCGCAGCGGCGCCACCTCACCGCCGTGCTGGGGAAGCTCGAATCGCGCACGTTGGCCGCCCGGCAGTCGCGGGAGCGAGCGGACCGCTTTCAGTGGCCGCTCGCGTTGGCGGTGCTGGCACTGCTGGCGGAGCTGGGGCTCCGGGTGCGGGTGGCTCGCCCGCCGACCGCGTCCGTGGTCAGGCGCGCGGTGGTGGCGGCGGCGCTGCTGCTGTCGCTCGGGACCGCCGGCTGCGGGCGCGGATTCCTGGAGAGCCGCCGGGGAGAGCAGCGCTACGAGGCGGGCGATTTCGCGGCAGCGGCGACAGCGTTCGACCAGGCACTCGCGGCCGACACTACGCCGGCCCGGGCGTATAACTCGGGGAACGCGCTGTACCGGCTGCGGCGATACGAGGATGCCGCCAGACGCTACCGGTTGGCGGCCGAATCCGCGGAGCTCCGGCAGCGGAGCATGTATAACCTCGGCAACGCGCTGGTACGGGCCGCAGAGGAAGCGCCCAGCCATCCCGAGCCGCTGCACGAGGCGATCACGGCATACGAGGAGGCCCTGCGGCTCGATCCCGGAGACGTGGCCGCGAAGTGGAACCTGGAGCTTGCGGTCAGGCGGCTGTCAGACGATCGGACGTCGGGCGGCTCACCCGGACGCGGCCGCAACGCAGACTATGGGCGAGGCAACATGAACAATCCGGGATACGAGGGGAACCCCGAAGCCGCCGTGGGCGCGATGGCCGGCGGCGGCTTTGGCGCGGGCGAGGGCGAGACGGTGAAGGAGCTGGACCTCGACCAGGCGCGTCGGCTGCTGGAGACGGTGCAGCGGCAGCAGCTCACCAGTCACGAAGGGCGGCCACCGAAGTCGGGAGCGACCGGCGACCGGGACTGGTGA
- a CDS encoding DUF58 domain-containing protein, giving the protein MTPEEVTHEVRRIEITTRHLVRDIVAGEYSSAFRGRGVEFSEVREYQPGDDVRTIDWNVTARLGAAYVKRYLEERELTVMFAVDFSASGGFGSRVRTKGELAAEVCAVLALAAARNNDRVGALLFTDRVEHHVPPRKGRRHVLRVISDILSFQPSGRGTDLAAALDELEPTLRRRAVIFLLSDFIAADYEGTLARLARRHDLVALQLVDPRERELPDAGVVTLWDPERGGWRRVDTSDLSVREGFRRRALDFDRSLERGLRERGADLLRLETGRSYAEPLLAFFRRRERMLWR; this is encoded by the coding sequence ATGACGCCGGAGGAGGTCACGCACGAGGTGCGGCGGATCGAGATCACCACCCGCCACCTGGTGCGAGACATCGTCGCCGGAGAGTATTCCAGCGCGTTCCGTGGCCGCGGCGTGGAGTTCTCGGAGGTGCGGGAGTACCAGCCGGGAGACGACGTCCGCACCATCGACTGGAACGTCACCGCCCGGCTCGGCGCCGCGTACGTGAAGCGTTATCTGGAGGAGCGGGAGCTCACGGTGATGTTCGCCGTGGACTTCAGCGCCTCGGGCGGGTTCGGCAGCCGGGTGCGCACCAAGGGCGAGCTCGCGGCCGAAGTCTGCGCGGTGCTGGCGCTGGCCGCGGCGCGCAACAACGACCGGGTGGGCGCCCTCCTGTTCACCGACCGGGTGGAGCACCATGTTCCGCCGCGGAAGGGCCGACGCCACGTGTTGCGGGTCATCAGCGACATCCTCTCCTTCCAGCCGTCCGGCCGGGGCACCGACCTGGCCGCGGCCCTCGACGAGCTGGAGCCGACGCTGCGTCGGCGGGCAGTCATCTTCCTCCTCTCTGACTTCATCGCCGCGGACTACGAGGGCACCCTCGCACGCCTGGCGCGGCGCCACGACCTGGTGGCCCTGCAGCTGGTGGATCCCCGGGAACGGGAGCTGCCCGATGCCGGCGTGGTGACGCTGTGGGATCCCGAGCGGGGTGGCTGGCGGCGAGTGGATACGAGCGACCTGTCGGTGCGTGAGGGGTTCCGCCGCCGGGCACTCGACTTCGACCGCTCGCTCGAGCGGGGGCTCCGCGAGCGGGGCGCGGATCTGCTGCGTCTGGAGACGGGGCGGTCGTACGCGGAGCCGCTGCTGGCGTTCTTCCGCCGGCGGGAGCGGATGCTGTGGCGGTGA
- a CDS encoding LysR substrate-binding domain-containing protein yields the protein MVLIAAPALLRGRLAQRTLGRLETYETVPFVTYLEGDYVFGRWFDAHFGAQPARTSSVHHFDELEEVVATVALGSGASVVPLDSVRAALSRREVRLVRPIRGRCCVNQVFAVTRAGAFVRPEIEAVLAELGREKPAGGTAVENRR from the coding sequence CTGGTGCTGATCGCCGCGCCGGCGCTGTTGCGCGGCCGCCTGGCGCAGCGCACACTCGGCCGGCTCGAGACCTACGAGACGGTGCCCTTCGTGACCTACCTGGAGGGAGATTATGTATTCGGCCGCTGGTTCGACGCGCACTTCGGGGCCCAGCCAGCCCGCACCAGCAGCGTGCACCATTTCGACGAGCTGGAGGAGGTGGTCGCGACCGTCGCGCTGGGAAGCGGAGCCTCGGTGGTGCCACTGGACTCGGTTCGCGCCGCCCTGAGCCGGCGCGAGGTCCGCCTGGTTCGCCCCATCCGGGGCCGGTGCTGTGTCAACCAGGTGTTCGCCGTCACCCGGGCGGGCGCGTTCGTCCGTCCCGAAATCGAAGCGGTCCTCGCCGAGCTCGGTCGGGAGAAGCCCGCAGGCGGCACCGCCGTCGAGAACCGCAGATAG
- a CDS encoding VWA domain-containing protein, whose product MRFADPGFLLLLAFPLGYAAWRWLRRRQPPPERIGFPGLLFLGEAPTGLRARLHQLPPALRLGGLAFLILALARPQLPHEIRQIHSRARNIMLALDISSSMKASDFKPGNRLQVARRVLSEFVAQREGDLLGLVIFAGRSFLQAPLTPDIDLLGKTLTRVDIGMLPDGTAIGTALATCLNQLKDLPPKASVIVLITDGANNTGQPSPYVAAEAARAIGVRIHTIGVSAADTTGPDKQFIWRWGRTPDRLTSADETVLRRIADRSGGEYFRATDPEALTRILARIDPLERNDVRISETRDYRELYPWVLLPALLLLAADLLLGATRLRGLP is encoded by the coding sequence ATGCGGTTCGCTGATCCGGGGTTCCTCCTGCTCCTGGCGTTTCCGTTGGGATACGCCGCGTGGCGATGGCTCCGGCGCCGACAGCCGCCGCCCGAGCGGATCGGGTTCCCGGGGCTACTGTTCCTGGGCGAGGCGCCAACGGGACTGCGGGCTCGGCTGCACCAGCTCCCGCCGGCGCTCCGTCTCGGCGGACTCGCATTCCTGATCCTGGCGCTGGCCCGGCCGCAGCTCCCCCACGAGATCCGCCAGATCCACAGCCGAGCCCGGAACATCATGCTCGCGCTCGACATCTCGAGCAGCATGAAGGCGAGCGACTTCAAACCCGGCAATCGGCTTCAGGTGGCCCGTCGGGTGTTGAGCGAGTTCGTGGCCCAGCGCGAGGGCGACCTGCTCGGGCTGGTGATCTTCGCGGGCCGGTCCTTTCTCCAGGCGCCACTCACTCCCGACATCGATCTCCTGGGAAAGACGCTCACCCGGGTCGACATCGGCATGCTGCCGGACGGCACCGCGATCGGAACCGCGCTGGCCACCTGCCTCAACCAGCTCAAGGATCTGCCGCCCAAGGCGAGCGTCATCGTGCTCATCACCGACGGCGCCAACAACACCGGCCAGCCATCGCCCTACGTGGCGGCGGAGGCGGCCCGCGCCATCGGCGTCCGGATCCACACCATCGGCGTGAGCGCCGCCGACACGACCGGTCCCGATAAGCAGTTCATCTGGCGCTGGGGCCGCACGCCCGACCGGCTCACCAGCGCCGACGAGACGGTGCTCCGGCGGATCGCCGACCGGAGCGGGGGCGAGTACTTCCGGGCCACCGACCCGGAGGCATTGACCCGGATTCTTGCCCGGATCGATCCGCTGGAGCGGAACGACGTCCGGATCAGCGAGACGCGGGATTATCGCGAGCTCTACCCTTGGGTGCTGCTGCCCGCGCTGCTGCTCCTCGCGGCCGATCTCCTGCTCGGTGCCACCCGGCTCCGTGGCTTGCCATGA